The Chroicocephalus ridibundus chromosome 3, bChrRid1.1, whole genome shotgun sequence genome has a segment encoding these proteins:
- the GPN1 gene encoding GPN-loop GTPase 1: MAACSGAALLPTCRAPEGQEGAGKMAAAASEVAAPPVCVLVLGMAGSGKTTFVQRLAAHLHGQRCPPYVINLDPAVHDLPFPANIDIRDTVKYKEVMKQYGLGPNGGIVTSLNLFATRFDQVMKFIEKRQNASKYVIIDTPGQIEVFTWSASGTIITEALASSFPSVVVYVMDTSRSTNPITFMSNMLYACSILYKTKLPFIVVMNKTDIIDHSFAVEWMQDFETFQDALNQETSYVSNLTRSMSLVLDEFYSSLKVVGVSAMLGTGLDDFFVQLSKAVDEYEREYRPEYERLRKTLEKAQNKQKREQLEHLWKDMGSVCMQGNTLVGSDDASAMGPSELILTRGTLDEEEEERESDTDDIDHEVTEESHEEPAFRNFMEETRMKYKRSSNPNEQDLQK; the protein is encoded by the exons ATGGCGGCGTGCAGTGGGGCTGCCCTGCTACCGACCTGCCGCGCCCCGGAAGGACAAGAGGGTGCtgggaagatggcggcggcagCGAGCGAGGTGGCGGCGCCTCCGGTGTGCGTGCTGGTGCTGGGCATGGCCGGCTCCGGGAAAACCACCTTCGTGCAG CGACTGGCGGCCCACCTgcacgggcagcgctgccccccgTACGTGATCAACCTGGACCCCGCCGTACACGACCTGCCCTTCCCCGCCAACATCG ATATCAGGGACACTGTGAAGTACAAAGAAGTCATGAAACA ATATGGGCTGGGCCCAAACGGTGGAATAGTGACCTCTCTCAATCTCTTTGCTACAAGATTTGACCAG GTGATGAAGTTTattgaaaaaagacaaaatgcttcCAA GTATGTTATTATTGACACACCAGGGCAAATTGAGGTCTTCACCTGGTCAGCATCAGGAACCATCATAACTGAGGCCTTG gcttcctcttttccttcagttGTTGTTTATGTGATGGACACCTCTCGCAGTACTAACCCTATCACCTTTATGTCCAACATGCTCTATGCCTGCAg taTCCTGTACAAGACGAAACTACCTTTCATTGTTGTCATGAACAAA ACTGATATAATTGACCACAGTTTTGCAGTGGAATGGATGCAGGACTTCGAGACTTTTCAGGATGCCCTGAATCAGGAGACATCCTATGTCAGTAATCTGACTCGTTCTATGAGTTTAGTGTTGGATGAATTTTACAGTTCGCTGAAG GTGGTCGGTGTTTCTGCTATGCTCGGCACAGGCCTGGATGAtttttttgttcagctttctAAAGCTGTAGATGAATATGAGAG AGAATATCGCCCAGAATATGAGCGCCTGAGAAAAACACTG GAGAAagctcaaaataaacaaaagagagagcagctggaaCACTTGTGGAAGGACATGGGCAGCGTGTGCATGCAGGGCAACACACTTGTAG GTTCTGATGATGCTTCTGCAATGGGTCCCTCTGAGCTGATCCTAACACGAGGAACTCttgatgaggaagaagaggagagggagagcgaTACTGATGACATTGACCATGAAG ttactGAGGAGAGTCATGAAGAACCAGCCTTCAGAAACTTTATGGAAGAGACGCGGATGAAATATAAGAGAAGCAGCAACCCGAATGAACAAGACCTTCAGAAATAG